AGCCGGGATGAATCCCAGCCTGAAAAAGCCTGTCGGACATATTGCGCTAAACTATTCCCCGGTGGACGCACCCAAGCTGACAAACGGGAAAATGATACAGCTTGCGCAGGAGTACATGCGTGAAATGAAAATCACCGATACGCAGTACATCATCGTGCGCCACCAAGACTGGGAACATCCGCACGTGCATATCGTGTTCAACCGTATAGACAACAACGGCAAGACCATTTCGGACAGGAACGACATGTACCGCAACGAACAGGTATGCAAGAAGCTGAAAGCCAAACACGGGCTTTATTTTGCTAAAGGTAAGGAGCATGTAAAGCAGCACCGCTTGAGAGAACCGGACAAATCCAAATACGAGATTTACAACGCTGTAAAGAATGAAATCGGGAAGTCCAAGAACTGGCAGCAGTTACAAACCCGGCTGGCAGAAAAGGGTATCGGGATTCATTTCAAGTACAGGGGACAGACTGGCGAAGTGCAGGGCATATCCTTTTCCAAAGGTGAATACACGTTCAAAGGTTCGAAGATAGACCGCAGTTTCAGTTTCTCCAAACTGGACAAATGTTTCGAGGATGTAGGGCTGAACACTACCGGAAACAATAGACAGATAGTTTCCGCACCTGTTCAGGAGCCAGCGCAGACACCGGGCAAAGCCGACAGTCCGTTACTGGCAGGCTTGGGCGGTCTGTTCTCCGCTTCATCCTCTCTGGCTGATGATGCGCCCGACAATCCCGGTGAAAGAAAAAAGAGGAAAAAGAAACGACACTTAAAATTATAGGAACATGGAAGAAAATTTAATTTTGGAGGGGCTTCTCTCTATGGTTACGGAACTGAAAGAACGGCAGGAGAAGCAGGTCACGCCTGCCAGCCGGGAGGAAACGATTAACCGACTGGACGTTATCGAACAGCGCATTTCGGATATGCAAAGTAAATCCGGCATTCCTGAAAACACGGTGCAGGAGATTCTGAACCAAATCGGCAGTATCAGAAAAGGGCAGTCCGAGAACCAAAAACAAGACCTTGAAGATATTAAGGGGCTTATCGTGACCTCGCACCGATATTTCAAGGAGCGGTTAAAAGTATTATTCCCGGTTGATGATACAACACCGACCGGAGAAGTAACGCCCGTTTCATGGTACGGCAAACTGACATACCGAGTAACTCCCTATCTGAAACCTAAGTTCTTTCTTCTTTCAACAGGGTTTATTATCTGTATCACTTCGCTAATCCTGAATGTTCGTTTTACGGAACGGATGCAGCGGTTACAGGACAACGATATAAAATACCGCTATATCCTGATGAAAGGAAAAGCAGACGGCAGCAGCCTTGATTTGCTGGAAACGAAGTTCAGCCGGGAACGGGATAACGCTTTCATCCGAAGCCTGACCGATTCGGTGAAAGGCTTTGAATACCGTAGCAGGAAACAGGCGGAAGCGTTGGAACGGGCAAGGCTGTTGAACGAACAAGCCGAGCAGCTAAAGGAGCAAGCCAACAAGTTGGGCAAGCCATAAACCAAAGCAAAGCCGGAGCAGAACCGCCCCGGCTTTTTAATTCACTTCTTTTTCTTCGTGCAGTGTTCTTTCTCGAACTGGCGCATGGTGGTAACACTAAACCGCTCCTTGATGAACTCCCGGACATCGGAAGCCTTGTAATACACTTTTCCGCTGATTGTGAAGTATGGCAGCGCACCGATAGCCCGGTAGCGTTGCAGGGTCTTGATACTCACTTTGAACAACAGGCACAAGTCCTGATTATCCAGCAGGTTGTCATCTTCGGGCAGTACCCTGTCGGCATTGCGCAGTACCCGTACATCCTTGCAGAGTTCTTCCAGTTTGGCGTACAGCTTCTGCATCCATACGCTGAAATCGTCATTGTCTATATACATGATTGCTTCATTTTTCCGATTATACATTATGGTTTGTCAATCGATTGATGAAGCAAAGTTCAGAAAACGAGAGCAAAGAAAATAAGGGAATGGTACATCCACTCCCCTATAAATCATCCACATCTAATTGATTATCAAATAAAAATATTTAAAAATAATCGTATCCATTATCTTTACTCTTTTTGATAATAGCAGATTTCAGCCTATCTAAAAAGTCTGTAATTTTAGTAGGTTTTCGTTTAATAACTGCAATTTCCTTTTTGTATATATCACCAAAATTTATATTAAACATTTTCTTAAAAATACGTGATATATCACTTAGAAAAACATCCTTGTTATCAATGCGAATAATACCATCTTTGATATAGAAAATGCCACAAACTAATTCCATTATATCTATAATTTTAATTACCTCACTGTTTAAATAAAAGGGAGATTTCCAATCTGATTCAATGTTAATGAAAAATTTGGGGTATTCCATTTGCCGATAGATTAGTTCTTGCTCCATATTTATTAAAGATAACAGTTTGTCAAGATATATAATTTTTAACTTACTATTTTCCGTAGGTGAAGTTTCTTCTAAAGCCTTAATTGTTCCAAAATCTATATAACTCATATTTAATTGCCTAATACGTGTTTTGTTATCATTTTCTTTATTAAGGTAATCGAATAATTCTTCTACAAATTCAAGATATGCAGCAGTAATAGCTTCTATCTCAGATTTTTCCTTTTGGCAAGGGTGTTTTAATAACTTATATATCTGTTTTTCTGCTAAATTCCAGTTTGCCATAATTAACTTAAGTAGCTATCGTGAGCATTTTATAAGTTCTTTGCAATTTTCTGCCATTTCTTTTGTCTGTGTTTATAAAATTTAAGAGTCCACCAAGCAACAAGTGGGGTTAGATAACCAGCATACAATTCAACACTATCGGTATATCTTGTAACATTTTCGGTAATCTTTTCCATTTGAATATAATGATTCCATATAGTTACTCTTTTATTATACTCATTTGAAACTATTTCTCTTGCTTCTTTATCTATCTTAATTATGTTTATTGTATGTTTTCCAATAGAAATAAATCGATGAAGAAACATCTTAAAATAAAATGTTTCCCCCTCTTTCCAAACAGGAGGAATATTGCCATAAGATATAAAACTTGCTTTGGGTTTACAAATATCCCTTAGCGTTTCAATATCTTGAATCTTGCGCCAAATATTTTCAATGTCAGTTTCAAATACTGACGTCACTACAACTTTGCGCCCCATAACTCTTTTACCTCTCCGTGTCACTAAACAAATCTTTTTTATCATACAAGAATAATTAAAACATTAAACATCTATTTATCTTACACTTATGCTCTTTTTATTAACTTTGTGCAAAGTTAGATGTAAGATACTCTAAAGACAATAGTCATTTATAATGAGATGTAACCTAACTATTTAACAATAAACGTCATAGCAAGCATGATAATTAGTGAAATAGAAAAGAAAGTCATAAATATACTGCCAACATCAAGCATAGAGTTTGATGAAATTGATTATTCCATTCTTGAAAAGAGGAAAAATGACTGGATTAAACTTTCAGAAGTTACACATAGTATCGTATTGGTATTTGATTGCTACACTAATAAATTCATTTTTGTTTCTGATAATATTCCCAAACTATATGGACTTGACTCCCGTAGGTTGTTTATTCACGGACACCAGCCGGTTACTGAGGTTATACATCCGGACGATATAGATTATGGGTTACTTGTAAGAAAAAAAATCTATTCGATATTGCGTTCATTCTCCAATGAAGAAAAAAAGAGCTACAAAGCCATTCATGAAATGAGGATAAGAAATATACGGGGTGAATATATACGCATAATAGAGCAAGAACAAGTTCTTGAGTTAGATAAATCAGGAAATATTTGGCTTATGCTATCGGTTATTGATGTTGATGCAAGCCATGAATCGGAAATTATTAAAAGCCACCTATATAACTTTAAAACTGGAGAACAGATATTTATAGATTTATCTGATACACTGGATGAACCTTTGACAAACCGGGAATTAGAAGTTTTACGATTTATGAAGAAAGGCTTATTAAGTAAAGAGATAGCAGAAACATTGAAAGTTAGTATCAATACAGTGAATAGTCATAGACAGAATATATTACAAAAATTAAAAGCTAACAATTCGATTGAAGCTGTCAACTTCGCTCAAAGACTGGGTTTGTTCAATAAATGCAGTATTGATAAAAGCGAAAAGAGGAATGTTTTGCCATAAATAAAATGAAACTAACAACTTACAATCGTAACAAATAACTATTTTTGTGGCACTATTATAAAAGTTCATGTTAAACACAGAAAACATACAATCACTCATTGATAGTGGAGAAGGCTACAATGTGGAATTTAAGGTTCGTGTTCCTTCAAAGGTTCGTGAACTGACAGAAGAAATATGTGCTTTTGCCAATGCAGACGGAGGATATTTGCTTATTGGAGTAGATGATAACGGACAAGTGGTAGATACTAACTTAGAAA
This is a stretch of genomic DNA from Parabacteroides chongii. It encodes these proteins:
- a CDS encoding helix-turn-helix domain-containing protein codes for the protein MYIDNDDFSVWMQKLYAKLEELCKDVRVLRNADRVLPEDDNLLDNQDLCLLFKVSIKTLQRYRAIGALPYFTISGKVYYKASDVREFIKERFSVTTMRQFEKEHCTKKKK
- a CDS encoding relaxase/mobilization nuclease domain-containing protein, producing the protein MIGKIKKGSGFKGCVNYVLGKERAALLHAEGVLAESNRDIIRSFILQAGMNPSLKKPVGHIALNYSPVDAPKLTNGKMIQLAQEYMREMKITDTQYIIVRHQDWEHPHVHIVFNRIDNNGKTISDRNDMYRNEQVCKKLKAKHGLYFAKGKEHVKQHRLREPDKSKYEIYNAVKNEIGKSKNWQQLQTRLAEKGIGIHFKYRGQTGEVQGISFSKGEYTFKGSKIDRSFSFSKLDKCFEDVGLNTTGNNRQIVSAPVQEPAQTPGKADSPLLAGLGGLFSASSSLADDAPDNPGERKKRKKKRHLKL
- a CDS encoding RteC domain-containing protein; amino-acid sequence: MANWNLAEKQIYKLLKHPCQKEKSEIEAITAAYLEFVEELFDYLNKENDNKTRIRQLNMSYIDFGTIKALEETSPTENSKLKIIYLDKLLSLINMEQELIYRQMEYPKFFINIESDWKSPFYLNSEVIKIIDIMELVCGIFYIKDGIIRIDNKDVFLSDISRIFKKMFNINFGDIYKKEIAVIKRKPTKITDFLDRLKSAIIKKSKDNGYDYF
- a CDS encoding LuxR C-terminal-related transcriptional regulator translates to MIISEIEKKVINILPTSSIEFDEIDYSILEKRKNDWIKLSEVTHSIVLVFDCYTNKFIFVSDNIPKLYGLDSRRLFIHGHQPVTEVIHPDDIDYGLLVRKKIYSILRSFSNEEKKSYKAIHEMRIRNIRGEYIRIIEQEQVLELDKSGNIWLMLSVIDVDASHESEIIKSHLYNFKTGEQIFIDLSDTLDEPLTNRELEVLRFMKKGLLSKEIAETLKVSINTVNSHRQNILQKLKANNSIEAVNFAQRLGLFNKCSIDKSEKRNVLP